The Penicillium oxalicum strain HP7-1 chromosome IV, whole genome shotgun sequence genome contains a region encoding:
- a CDS encoding ABC multidrug transporter B, producing MSQSNSISPSCRDMDNTFRVGMGPCRGSFDFSLLFEETIMALLPIALISILVPLRMLKLSRKQRKVERSWLLPLKLVTWFIFIGLGIAQSVLWAQPTAEVTKASLATHVVLTIGTFMLCVLSYAEHLTSVRPSSLLNLYLLSTLLFDAARTRTLWLRADNHFNKTIAVVTTVALLNKLALTVLETIEKRHILKPEFTCCPPEATAGLWNRFLFLWLNPLFKRGFSHLLSVDDLFLTDKELSSERLLAKFEKRWSKVQTKSPHTLQFESFKAVKSPLLSAVPARACLVAFNFCQPLLLTRSLSFFNSPVNDTTNNVGYGLIGAYFLVYMGLAISMGQYQHNTYRGITMVRGILITMLYKKSSRLGLNEADPKNALTLMSADIERITQGWQTMHEIWGNSAEIALAIYLLERQLGVSCFVPVCVALVALVGSLVGMSFVVPRQARWLEAIERRISCTSEMLGSIKGVKMLGLQDSFMKFVHGLRIEELDISKKFRTLLVYNMGFAWLTRIFAPVLTFAVFIGLSDSTLDVSRVFTSLSLFALLSDPLLTLVMALMSFAGSVGSFVRIQEFLDKEDHLGHRQAIQHDPSFELVHEAKVLSQYGELDLSSSSFGSVESLTHRSSSCSVNAAIIENGTFTWDPKKEPVLSDISITFPRGGLTMLIGPSGCGKSTLLKAMLGEVCCVEGKVELKSPSVAYCDQTPWHMNSTIKDSIVSMSDYESEWYSAVVKACALEEDFSHFPYGDQSVIGSKGVALSGGQSQRIALARAVYARRRIIFLDDALSGLDATTENHIFHCLFGSTGLLRDIGTSVVMASSSVRRLPFSDHIVVIDSTGRVGEQGHFSALSKTGGYVSSFDLAMPDWDYKPKVVSAASIQIKEVPAEEEKEESIIDFESRGSGGDLTIYSYYISAIGKLPALSFMVAMAVFVFCISFPSIWMKWWAISDTQAPRQEAGKYLGVYAMLGCVAMISLILGCWQMVITMVPRSGETFHRTLLQTVLAAPMFFFSTTDMGTILNRFSQDLQLIDMELPIAAINTVVTIFLCLAQMILIGVSSKYAAISFPLVLGLLFLIQKIYLRTSRQIRFLDLEAKAPLYSNFTDCLQGLVTLRAFGWQHAMEKKNIELLDYSQRPFYLMFAIQRWLTLSLDLVVAGIAVLLMILVVVLRGTSLGAGSIGVALLNVIQFSQSIKLMVTFWTNLETHVGSIVRVKDFTQNVPSEDQPGEDQPITPDWPSKGTVSFQSVSAAYRPKEPVLREVSLSVKAGEKIGICGRTGSGKTSMIMSIFRMIDLTTGTISIDGIDISTLSRRDIRSRVNGVSQDSLSFKGSVRVNVDPTRSRSDDDIRNALKSVQLHSLILEKGDLDTDIDEIHLSHGQMQLFSLARAILRPGNIVILDEATSNIDSKTDEIMQRVIREKFFNHTVIAVAHKLDTILDFDRIVVLDAGRIVEVGEPYQLLVKPDSYFARLYTDSVVTEDAA from the exons ATGTCGCAGTCGAATTCTATTAGCCCATCATGTCGGGATATGGACAACACATTCCGCGTGGGAATGGGACCATGTCGTGGTAGTTTTGACTTTTCACTTCTTTTCGAGGAGACTATCAtggctcttcttcccatcGCGCTGATATCAATTCTGGTGCCGCTGCGGATGTTGAAGCTCTCCCGCAAACAGCGCAAAGTTGAACGATCATGGCTCCTTCCATTGAAACTG GTGACCTGGTTCATCTTTATTGGGCTTGGAATCGCACAATCGGTCCTGTGGGCACAGCCCACTGCCGAGGTCACCAAAGCATCGCTTGCCACGCATGTCGTTCTCACCATTGGGACATTCATGCTATGTGTCCTTTCTTATGCCGAACACCTGACTTCTGTCAGGCCGTCATCCCTCTTGAATCTGTATTTGCTCAGCACTTTACTTTTCGATGCCGCGCGGACCAGAACATTATGGCTCCGCGCAGACAATCATTTCAACAAGACTATAGCGGTCGTTACCACTGTTGCTTTGCTCAATAAGCTTGCTCTTACCGTGCTAGAGACCATCGAAAAACGTCATATCCTAAAGCCCGAGTTCACATGCTGCCCTCCGGAGGCTACCGCGGGTCTCTGGAATCGATTTTTGTTCCTATGGCTCAACCCTCTGTTCAAGAGAGGATTCAGTCATCTTTTGTCGGTGGACGACTTGTTCCTGACCGACAAAGAGCTGAGCTCGGAAAGATTGCTGGCCAAGTTTGAGAAAAGATGGAGCAAAG TCCAAACCAAATCGCCACATACATTGCAGTTTGAGTCTTTCAAGGCTGTCAAGTCACCTCTTCTGAGTGCTGTGCCTGCCCGAGCATGCCTGGTTGCTTTCAACTTTTGCCAGCCACTACTTCTGACTCGATCACTGTCATTCTTCAACAGCCCCGTCAACGATACCACCAATAACGTGGGCTACGGTCTGATTGGTGCCTACTTCTTGGTATACATGGGACTAGCT ATCTCGATGGGTCAATACCAACACAATACATACCGAGGAATCACCATGGTCCGCGGAATTCTCATAACAATGCTCTACAAAAAGTCCAGCCGTCTTGGTCTCAACGAAGCTGATCCAAAGAATGCTCTCACACTGATGAGTGCGGACATTGAACGGATCACGCAGGGCTGGCAGACCATGCACGAGATCTGGGGCAACTCCGCTGAGATCGCCCTGGCCATTTACCTATTAGAGCGGCAGCTGGGAGTTTCTTGCTTCGTTCCGGTGTGTGTAGCTCTCGTGGCCCTGGTCGGATCCCTTGTGGGGATGTCTTTTGTGGTGCCTCGGCAAGCGCGGTGGCTTGAGGCAATTGAAAGACGAATCTCTTGCACTTCAGAAATGCTTGGCTCCATAAAGGGTGTCAAAATGCTCGGCCTGCAAGATTCTTTCATGAAATTTGTTCATGGACTTCGCATTGAAGAGTTGGATATTTCCAAAAAGTTCCGCACCCTCCTGGTCTATAACATGGGATTCGCCTGGTTGACTCGTATTTTCGCCCCGGTCCTGACCTTTGCCGTATTCAtcggactttctgactccaCTTTGGACGTTTCTCGCGTCTTCACCTCCTTGTCGCtttttgctcttctctcAGATCCACTTTTGACCCTTGTTATGGCCTTGATGTCATTTGCGGGCTCGGTCGGATCATTTGTTCGAATCCAGGAATTCCTTGACAAGGAGGACCATCTCGGCCACCGACAAGCTATTCAGCATGACCCATCGTTTGAGCTTGTGCACGAAGCCAAAGTTCTTTCCCAATACGGAGAACTTGATCTTTCCTCGAGCAGTTTCGGCTCCGTCGAGTCGTTGACGCATCGTTCGTCGTCTTGCTCTGTCAATGCCGCAATTATTGAGAATGGCACATTTACCTGGGACCCAAAGAAAGAGCCCGTTTTGTCCGATATCTCCATCACGTTTCCTCGTGGCGGACTAACCATGCTTATTGGACCTTCTGGGTGTGGGAAGTCTACCCTGTTGAAAGCAATGCTGGGGGAGGTTTGCTGTGTTGAAGGCAAGGTCGAGTTGAAATCCCCCAGTGTTGCATATTGCGATCAAACACCCTGGCACATGAATAGCACCATCAAGGACAGTATTGTGTCAATGTCTGACTACGAGTCCGAATGGTATTCTGCCGTCGTCAAGGCTTGCGCATTGGAAGAAGACTTTTCACATTTCCCTTATGGTGATCAAAGCGTCATTGGCAGCAAAGGAGTTGCTCTCAGTGGGGGTCAAAGTCAACGTATTGCGCTTGCGCGGGCAGTCTATGCTCGGCGGAGAATCATATTCCTCGATGATGCTCTCAGTGGGCTTGACGCTACTACTGAGAATCACATATTTCACTGTCTCTTTGGAAGCACAGGCCTACTTAGGGATATCGGGACCTCCGTGGTCAtggcatcttcttctgtaAGACGTTTGCCTTTTTCAGATCACATTGTTGTGATAGACTCAACTGGCCGGGTCGGCGAACAAGGCCACTTCAGCGCATTGAGTAAGACCGGCGGTTACGTTTCCAGTTTTGATCTCGCGATGCCAGACTGGGACTACAAGCCGAAGGTAGTTTCGGCCGCATCAATCCAAATTAAGGAGGTTCctgcagaggaagaaaaagaggaatcCATCATCGATTTTGAAAGTCGGGGGAGTGGCGGTGATCTCACAATTTACAGCTACTACATCAGTGCAATCGGAAAGCTACCAGCGCTCTCCTTCATGGTCGCGATGGCtgtctttgttttttgcATCTCTTTCCCCAGTATCTGGATGAAGTGGTGGGCCATTTCCGACACTCAGGCACCCAGACAGGAAGCCGGAAAGTACCTTGGTGTTTATGCTATGCTTGGCTGCGTCGCCATgatttccttgatcttgggCTGCTGGCAGATGGTGATCACCATGGTTCCCAGATCCGGTGAAACGTTCCATCGGACGTTGCTGCAAACCGTTCTTGCTGCCCccatgttcttcttctcgacgaCAGATATGGGTACCATCCTCAATCGATTCAGCCAAGACTTGCAGTTGATTGACATGGAACTGCCAATCGCAGCCATCAACACCGTTGTCACGATTTTCCTTTGCCTGGCCCAGATGATACTCATCGGCGTCAGTTCAAAGTACGCAGCTATTTCATTTCCTCTTGTTCTCGGTCTTCTATTCCTCATCCAAAAGATCTACTTGCGCACTTCCCGCCAAATTAGATTTCTGGATCTTGAAGCCAAAGCCCCTCTTTACTCTAACTTCACCGACTGCCTTCAGGGCTTGGTGACACTTCGAGCTTTTGGCTGGCAACATGccatggaaaagaaaaacattgagcttcttgacTATTCCCAACGTCCTTTCTATTTGATGTTTGCTATCCAGCGATGGCTCACTCTTTCTTTGGATCTTGTGGTCGCTGGAATTGCTGTGCTCCTCATGATCTTGGTTGTTGTGCTCCGGGGCACTAGTTTGGGAGCAGGTTCCATTGGTGTCGCTCTGTTGAACGTGATCCAATTCAGCCAGAGCATCAAACTCATGGTGACTTTCTGGACCAATTTGGAAACCCACGTTGGATCAATAGTGCGTGTGAAGGATTTCACTCAAAATGTTCCATCTGAGGACCAGCCTGGCGAGGACCAACCGATCACTCCTGATTGGCCGTCAAAAGGAACGGTCTCATTCCAGTCTGTGTCTGCGGCGTATAG ACCCAAGGAGCCAGTCTTGAGGGAGGTATCGCTTTCCGTCAAAGCCGGAGAGAAAATCGGCATATGTGGACGCACAGGAAG TGGCAAAACTTCTATGATCATGAGCATCTTCCGCATGATCGACTTGACCACCGGCACTATCTCCATAGATGGAATCGACATCTCTACTTTGTCGCGACGCGACATCCGCTCTCGTGTCAACGGTGTCTCTCAGGATTCGTTGTCGTTTAAGGGCAGTGTACGTGTCAACGTCGATCCGACGAGGTCACGAAGTGACGACGACATTCGGAACGCGCTCAAGAGTGTGCAACTACACTCCTTGATTCTCGAAAAGGGCGACTTGGACACGGACATCGACGAAATTCACTTGTCTCACGGCCAGATGCagctcttctctcttgctcGAGCTATCCTGCGCCCGGGTAACATTGTTATCCTAGACGAGGCGACCAGCAA caTCGATTCGAAAACAGATGAGATCATGCAGCGCGTCATTCGTGAGAAATTTTTCAACCACACCGTTATTGCGGTTGCGCACAAACTTGACACCATCCTTGACTTTGACCGCATCGTGGTGCTGGACGCCGGGCGCATCGTTGAGGTCGGGGAGCCCTATCAGTTGCTAGTCAAGCCAGACTCGTACTTTGCTCGACTGTATACTGACTCAGTAGTGACCGAGGACGCTGCATAA